The sequence AGGCGCAGAAGGAGAGTTTCGGTCTAATCTGCATCGTGGGGGAAAAGCGGAAAAAGTTAAACTCACCCCAGAAGAAAGAAGCACCGCCGTGCGTTCCGTAAAAGCCATGGGATTACGAGTCGCTGGGGTGGATCTCTTACGATCCAATCATGGTCCGGTGGTTATGGAGGTCAATTCTTCTCCAGGTTTAGAAGGGATTGAAAAAGCCACTGGAATGGATGTTGCGGGAAAAATCATCGAATATATCCAGAAAAATGCCATTCCCAACAAACTCAGCGATCGTATCCCGTATTAGACAGTTACCAGTTAGCAACTTCCTAATGACCAATGACTAATGACTAATGACTAATGACCAATGACTAACCAAGAATGACCGATATTAAAATTGTGGGCGAAACCATTCCCCCTGGGAAACGGCGTGAACTGGAAATTCCTGTCGCGCGATTAATTACCCATACCCTCTTATCCCTCCCCGTAACGATTTTAAATGGAATCGAATCGGGTCCTTGTCTCTGGATCAGTGCAGCGATTCATGGAGATGAAATCAATGGGGTGGAAATTATTCGCCGAGTTTTAGAACAATTGAATCCTCAAACCCTACGAGGAACATTAATTGCTGTTCCCATTGTCAATGTTTTTGGCTTCTTAGAACAATCGCGATATTTACCTGATCGTCGCGATCTCAATCGTTGTTTTCCTGGTTCCCCTGAAGGATCTCTCGCCTCTCGTCTGGCGAATCTATTTATGCAGGAAATTGTCAGCAGATGTACTCACGGCATTGATTTGCATACTGCTTCCGATCATCGTACTAATTTTCCTCAGATTCGAGCCAATCTCAAAGATGAAGAAACTTATCGTTGTGCCAAAGCCTTTGGCGCACCCGTGATGATTCACGCCACAACTCGCGATGGGTCTTTGCGACAAGCAGCAGCAAAAAAGGGGATTCCCATCTTACTCTATGAAGGAGGAGAAGCCTTACGATTTGACTCAGAAGCGATTCGTGTGGGAACGCAAGGCATTTTAGGGGTGATGAGGATTTTAGGGATGACAACATTTCCAGTGATTACCCCCTTTAGTTCTGTGGAAGTGGAAAAGACCAAGTGGGTGCGGGCTTCTCGCGGAGGAATTTTACGGCTACAAGTGCGTCTAGGAGAATCAGTGGTGAAAAAACAAATTCTTGGCGCGATCGCGAATCCTTTTGGCAAACAAGAGCTTAAAATCCGCTCTCCCCTCAATGGACTCGTCATTGGACACACGCAAAACCCCTTAGTCAATCAAGGAGATGGCATCATTCACCTTGCAGCTAGCCCTCAACAATAATCACAATCTGTACACGGGCGAACCACCGTTCGCCCTACCGCCACTGTTTAAAGTGCGCCCGCATTAGCTAAGCCGAGAATCACTCCTGCACCCAGGACATGACCAAAACTCAGGGTTGCTAATAATTCAGGAACGCCAAAGCCTTCTAAAATCGCAGGTTTTGGGAAAGGTAATTCAGGACCGCCCCCATAATTTTTAATCGCAAACCGACCAATGGCAATACTAAAAATATTACAGAGAATCATCACCATAGCCACAGAGGGACCCCAAGCAATAGTGGTCGGTGTGCTAGATTGAACAGCAACGATTAAACTTAACATCATTTATAAAATTTTCTCCTTAAAGCAAGCTAAAGACTAAAGGCATTATAAAAAGATTTTTTAATGTCACTGTAATTTTTCTTTCTGACGTAACGATATATTTACACTAATTTATATTTCTGAACAAATGCGAGTAAAAATTTGCGGGATTACCAACTTAGAACAAGCCAGCGCGATCGCGCAACTCGGATCAACAGATTTAGGATTTATTTGTGTCCAGAAATCTCCCCGCTATCTCCCCCCACACAACCTTGCTGACATTACCTCTCATCTCCCCTCAACTATGGGCTTAATTGGCGTTTTTGCCAATGCAGACTTATCAGACATTTGCTCAACTGTCAAACAAAGCCACTTAACCGCCGTCCAACTGCATGGGAAAGAGTCCCCTGCATTTTGTCAACAACTGCGTTCGCAACTTCCCAATACAGAACTAATTAAAGCCATTGCGGTTAAAACCCCAGACTCCCTTACAGAAACCGAATATTATGCAGATTGGGTTGATACCTTTCTCCTTGATGCTTACGCCCCTCAACAGCTAGGGGGAACGGGAAAATCCTTTAATTGGGATTATCTCCAAGATTTTCATCCTCAACGCCCTTGGTTTCTCGCTGGCGGACTCACCCCTAACAATATTCAACAAGCCCTTAACATAGCACAACCTGACGGCATTGACCTCTCCAGTGGCGTAGAAAACTCACCTGGAGATAAAAATCTGGATTTAGTCGCGGAGTTATTCCAGACCTTGCAGTCATTAGTCATTAGTCATTAGTGAATTCCTATCTCTGCCTCATCCCTCTGGGGTAATTTGTCGTTTTTGCTACATTCGCTGTAATATATCAATGAAAAGTGGGACTCACGTTAAAGTAGCTAAAGTAGAGAACTACAAAATAGGACTCAAAGACAAGTGACGCAAACAAACTTAGATTTTCTTCTCCAAACCGACCCGACCATTTCGGGAATGATGCAGAAAGAACTGCAACGCCAAAGAGAACACCTAGAACTGATTGCCAGCGAAAACTTTACTTCTCCTGCAGTTATGGCAACTCAAGGGTCTGTTCTCACCAATAAATATGCAGAAGGACTGCCGAAAAAACGCTATTACGGCGGTTGTGAATTTATTGATGAAATCGAGCAAGTCGCGATTGACCGCGCTAAAGAATTATTTGGGGCTGCTAGTGCCAATGTTCAGCCTCATTCGGGGGCGCAAGCGAACTTTGCCGTTTTCTTAACCCTGCTCAAACCAGGGGATAAAATCATGGGGATGGACTTGTCTCACGGTGGACACCTCACCCACGGATCTCCTGCGAACGTTTCTGGAAAGTGGTTTGAAGCAGTTCACTACGGCGTAAGCCAAGAAACCGAACAACTCGACTATGACCACATTTTAGAAGTTGCACGCCAAGAGCGTCCAAAGTTAATTATCTGTGGCTACTCTGCTTACCCTCGGATTATTAATTTTGAAAAATTCCGCGCGATCGCGGATGAAGTCGGGGCTTATCTGTTAGCGGATATTGCTCATATTGCCGGCTTAGTCGC comes from Halothece sp. PCC 7418 and encodes:
- a CDS encoding succinylglutamate desuccinylase/aspartoacylase family protein; its protein translation is MTDIKIVGETIPPGKRRELEIPVARLITHTLLSLPVTILNGIESGPCLWISAAIHGDEINGVEIIRRVLEQLNPQTLRGTLIAVPIVNVFGFLEQSRYLPDRRDLNRCFPGSPEGSLASRLANLFMQEIVSRCTHGIDLHTASDHRTNFPQIRANLKDEETYRCAKAFGAPVMIHATTRDGSLRQAAAKKGIPILLYEGGEALRFDSEAIRVGTQGILGVMRILGMTTFPVITPFSSVEVEKTKWVRASRGGILRLQVRLGESVVKKQILGAIANPFGKQELKIRSPLNGLVIGHTQNPLVNQGDGIIHLAASPQQ
- a CDS encoding phosphoribosylanthranilate isomerase; this encodes MRVKICGITNLEQASAIAQLGSTDLGFICVQKSPRYLPPHNLADITSHLPSTMGLIGVFANADLSDICSTVKQSHLTAVQLHGKESPAFCQQLRSQLPNTELIKAIAVKTPDSLTETEYYADWVDTFLLDAYAPQQLGGTGKSFNWDYLQDFHPQRPWFLAGGLTPNNIQQALNIAQPDGIDLSSGVENSPGDKNLDLVAELFQTLQSLVISH
- the psaK gene encoding photosystem I reaction center subunit PsaK, with protein sequence MMLSLIVAVQSSTPTTIAWGPSVAMVMILCNIFSIAIGRFAIKNYGGGPELPFPKPAILEGFGVPELLATLSFGHVLGAGVILGLANAGAL